The DNA sequence CAAAaacctttaattaaaaagttttcaattttgaaatAAGAGCCAATCATGTACCTGAACCCACGTGAACTTTTCTCCCAATTCCTGAACCTGATGAATCCATTCCTCAACAactttttgaatttcctCCACGCTCATCAGCGGCAAAGTGACGTCCGAACGAGGATGAAAACACATGACTCTACTGAAAAAAACATaggaaataattttatttattaatataACCCATCTACCATGTTCCAGCAGCATGAGCACATTTCATTAGAGGATGGCTTGGAGGCCCTGAAATAAACAAAATGATTACTTCTATGATATGTTATGGACTTTCTTATTACCTGGAGAAGGAATTTCTGGTAGAAGAGCCGGAAAATCGTTGTCAAAAACGTACGTTTCTTCATATTTTGGTGTCACCTAACGTGCGCTAGTAGCGTCACAAACTATTCGAAATTCTCGCTTTGTCGCCTTCTCGCCTTTCCGTTTGGTCTCGTAACGCCTGGCGACAGCGGATTTGTTGGATCAAAAGGCGGGATGAATTTCTCCTCGGCTCGTTCCTTTTTTCCGTGCCACGGTCGTTTTAATCGGTGCGGCGACACCAAAACCCAATCGCCACGAAGCGGATTAAAGCGCATATGCTGATGATCAGCTGCATCGAACTTCTCGGCCATTTCTACAGCAGAAATCTCGAAAGCTAGCAAACATTCACGTGACCAGCGCGCGCGAGATTCACGCATGCGTCTCACAATCGCCTTTgccacaagaaaaaaagatggcAGGATTCGCGGTCGAATCTCTATTGCGAAAGCTCCAGAAGGTCAACGAATCGGCGGAGAGCATCGAATCGCTCAGCCTGTGGCTAATTCACCACGCGAAAcacgcgaaaacgatcgccgacgctTGGATCCAAGTCTACCAAGACGGTTCGCCCAAAAATTGAATACctaatttatgacgtcacattaaaaaaaaatcgcaGCTAAATCGGATCGCTACAAGGCGCTCTTTTACCTCGTCAACGACGTTCTTCAAAACGGGAGACGACGCGGAAGCGATTTTTCCGCCGCGTTTCGCGCCGTTTTGCCGCGCGCTATGGCATTGGCTCAGTCAGTGCACcaatcgaaaaaaattcgttgtTTTGAGCATCGTTtcgtgtttttcttttttctagcgGTCGCAAATGTCAGTCGAATTTCGAAAGAACGCTTATTATATGGAAGGAGAGACGAGTGTACGATTCTCCTTATGTTTCTTATCTCAGACAAGTCTTGGGTACGTAGTAGGGGAGGGAGGGGTTTCTCACCTTttggaatatatatatatatatatatattcacATAGGTAACGGTACAAGTATGTTGACTTCAATGCCTATTCCATTGAACGTGGAGGAAGTaatctaataataataatatatacccatatatatttattgttttttagaCGTACAATGTTTATGATGTCATCGAGGAGTTTCAGCAAGTCGAAGCCAATGTTGCCTCGAAAATGGTCAAGCTAAATGCGACGAGAATTAACACGTGGGACAATGACGTTCTCTCGACCATAAAAGGTAAAGAGtaaataaattttgattaattattcgAGGCGTTTTGTCGTAGATAAAACGGAAGGACATCAATTCAAGGAGGAAGTTGATGAGGCAGTGGAATGTTTGAAGGAATGTTGCAAATCGACGGAAAAAGAGAtcgaagcgagacgacgtctcatCACTGCATTGCAACAATGTCTCATCGATCAAAAGGACGACGCAGCTCTGGCGAAAAAACTAGTCAAAgtataatttatttatatttatttatttatttattacttatttctttttctcagcaaatgacgacgacccAGTCTCACGTGCATAAAGCCCacgaaacgattcgcgaggagaggaagcgaagaaaggagaaggagagagaggagCGATCTCaccatcgacgtcatcaccaTCGTcatcaccaccaccaccactcCTCATCCTCATCCCGCCGCAAATCcccggaaaaagaaaaggagtaTCAACAATTAAAAACTCCATTCGAAATTCCATTCGAAATTCCCTCACTCGAAACGGGCGCCTCCTTTCTAATGCCAGTcagcggtggcggcggcggcggtgacgtcatagaatCTACTGACATGGACATAGATACATCGGGATCAGACGGCGAACAggaagcggcgaaacgagCTAAAACGACGTTAGAACCACCAATAACACGAGAGGGTCCCCCCGCCCCCGCTCCACCCTCCCTCCTCTCCCCCTTTCCCCCACCACtcgctcttcctcctcctccccaaACGGCGGAAAATTCTCTAAGACCTCTACTCCCTTCTTCATCTGGAAGCAATTATCCCGCCGATTCAATTGCGTCAATACCGCCGCTACTCGGAAAACCGCTCCaccagccgccgccgccgccgccgccgccgccatcatcgtcgtcgcgggaCGACGAAGCGCGGCAAAACGGACGGCAACAGCGAGGCGGACGTGGTCGTTTGCATCCGAGatttcgttctcttctttcgtcgtcgcatatgccgccgccgccgccgccgccgcctcgcattccgccgccgccgccgcactATCCCTCCTATCCGAACGAATGGCCCATGGGTCCCCCACCCTCTAAATTTGACGACTATAGATATGAATATGAGTACAGGGCGAGGGGGGATATGTACGCAGGGGGGAGAGGATATGAAGGCGAATATTACGATGAACGatatccgccgccgccgccgccgccgacatATTATTAAACTTTTATTTCGTACGTGTTTGCGTGTTTCTTTGGGGTGTgcataatttaattttaaaaattggcgtgtcgttttaattaaatgtgccgtttttttttgccttactctgatgatgatgatgatgagtcGCTCGCGCTTCTCGGTTTTGATTGGGTGTAGTTTTGCGAGAGTTGTTTCAAATGCTCGTGACTCTCCGCGATTTTATCTTGATCGAAATGATGCGAGACTTTGGCGAGAGTCATGTGACTGCTGCTTTCCGCTAGAAGCGACGTTAGCACGTTCGCCGCGTCGGAACTCGATTGAAGAAGACTCATCGAAGCAACTAAGACAACTAGAActcattttaattaataaaccgAGAGATAATCACTCGCCTTCGGATTCTTTGCCTTTCCTGTAAGTAAAAGATTTTTATTAGAAGTACAGTAAGCGAAATTGGAAGTATTACCTTGCGTATTCACTTGGCCACAGTAAGGGGAAAGAACTATCTGTTACTAGTCCTAATGAATGGCCAGAGGAAACGCTGCCAGATAAAGtgcatcatttttttttgtatgtgTGCTTGTGCGTTTGTTTACTTTAGATTAGCTGCATAATTCCTTTCTAAATAGTGATTCAGAGACTGATTCGCTGAACTGATTCCTCGTACGGAAACGCATTGAGCAAAGGGATGACTCTGATGGGGCAATACAACACGAagtaattaaaataaaagataTAATACTGACCTGACTGTCTAGATACGGAGTAAGAGCAACAAACGAATCCCTATCAAACGAAGGATATGATGATaaa is a window from the Oscarella lobularis chromosome 10, ooOscLobu1.1, whole genome shotgun sequence genome containing:
- the LOC136192083 gene encoding regulation of nuclear pre-mRNA domain-containing protein 2-like, with the protein product MAGFAVESLLRKLQKVNESAESIESLSLWLIHHAKHAKTIADAWIQVYQDAKSDRYKALFYLVNDVLQNGRRRGSDFSAAFRAVLPRAMALAHGRKCQSNFERTLIIWKERRVYDSPYVSYLRQVLGNGTSMLTSMPIPLNVEETYNVYDVIEEFQQVEANVASKMVKLNATRINTWDNDVLSTIKDKTEGHQFKEEVDEAVECLKECCKSTEKEIEARRRLITALQQCLIDQKDDAALAKKLVKQMTTTQSHVHKAHETIREERKRRKEKEREERSHHRRHHHRHHHHHHSSSSSRRKSPEKEKEYQQLKTPFEIPFEIPSLETGASFLMPVSGGGGGGDVIESTDMDIDTSGSDGEQEAAKRAKTTLEPPITREGPPAPAPPSLLSPFPPPLALPPPPQTAENSLRPLLPSSSGSNYPADSIASIPPLLGKPLHQPPPPPPPPPSSSSRDDEARQNGRQQRGGRGRLHPRFRSLLSSSHMPPPPPPPPRIPPPPPHYPSYPNEWPMGPPPSKFDDYRYEYEYRARGDMYAGGRGYEGEYYDERYPPPPPPPTYY